One genomic region from Haloterrigena gelatinilytica encodes:
- a CDS encoding DHH family phosphoesterase, with the protein MGNCIICGTAVDGEICESHEEDAVFEFRGTSASELTPGRYYRGVVDGYADFGVFVDIGDHVTGLLHRSELDRRLESLDWESGDEVFVQVLDVRDNGNVDLGWSIRQREREFRGHLIDTGDGEVRPEDLEDDAEAESSSASGADAESETETESEPGADEDPAAGDLQAAADDTGPSDETGAPNASETVAASSGGVATETAATGSTAATDDAADAEPESEPALKRTTIEAIEDQVGSVVRLEGEITGVRQTSGPTVFELRDETATVECAAFEEAGVRAYPDVDIDDVVALEGEVERHHGDLQIETETLEILEGEDREAVRDRLEESIEREARPAEIDLLADHDAVAAVEEGLSDAATAIRRAVVEARPIVVRHGATADGYVAGAAIERAVLPLIREKHTREDAEYHYFERRPLDGRVYDMDAATSDVTSMLEARDRHGEQLPLVVVVDAGSTEESIDGYDLLSLYDAETVVIDDSRADEEIVDAVSVAVAPSLAGVDVSGLTSTALAANVAAHVNGDVRDDLVHLPAVSYWEDTPEAYVDLATEAGYDETAVSDRREAVALEAFYQSYKDKRELVIDLLFGDEETGRNGDLAAHVSEQFRAKLDTELETARENLETERVDGVTVAVLDTDAFTHRYNFPTTKLLLDALHRRQRDEGPFVTLGVGDDELHVRATESLNVRELGDAIADAVPNGGVSVVGGQDGHVEFLPGERDAVREAALEALGETLA; encoded by the coding sequence ATGGGTAACTGTATCATCTGTGGCACAGCTGTCGACGGTGAAATCTGCGAGAGTCACGAGGAGGACGCGGTGTTCGAATTTCGCGGCACGTCCGCCTCGGAGCTCACCCCCGGTCGCTACTACCGGGGCGTCGTCGACGGCTACGCCGACTTCGGTGTCTTCGTCGACATCGGAGACCACGTAACCGGTCTGTTGCACAGGAGCGAACTCGACCGACGACTGGAGAGCCTCGACTGGGAGTCCGGCGACGAGGTCTTCGTCCAGGTCCTCGACGTTCGGGACAACGGCAACGTCGACCTCGGCTGGTCGATCCGCCAGCGCGAACGCGAGTTCCGCGGCCACCTGATCGACACGGGCGACGGCGAGGTTCGCCCCGAAGATCTCGAGGACGACGCCGAAGCCGAGTCCAGTTCCGCTTCCGGCGCCGACGCGGAGTCCGAGACCGAGACCGAATCGGAACCCGGCGCCGACGAGGATCCGGCCGCCGGCGACCTGCAGGCGGCCGCCGACGACACGGGGCCGTCCGACGAGACCGGCGCGCCGAACGCGAGCGAAACCGTCGCCGCCAGCAGCGGCGGCGTCGCCACCGAAACGGCCGCGACCGGCTCGACGGCGGCGACCGACGACGCGGCCGACGCCGAGCCCGAGTCCGAACCGGCGCTCAAGCGCACGACGATCGAGGCCATCGAGGACCAGGTCGGCAGCGTCGTTCGCCTCGAGGGCGAGATCACCGGCGTCCGCCAGACCAGCGGTCCGACCGTCTTCGAACTCCGCGACGAGACGGCCACCGTCGAGTGCGCCGCCTTCGAGGAGGCCGGCGTCCGCGCCTACCCCGACGTCGACATCGACGACGTCGTCGCGCTGGAGGGCGAGGTCGAACGCCACCACGGCGACCTCCAGATCGAGACGGAGACCCTCGAGATCCTCGAGGGCGAGGACCGCGAGGCCGTCCGCGATCGCCTCGAGGAATCGATCGAACGCGAGGCCCGACCGGCCGAGATCGACCTGCTGGCCGACCACGACGCCGTCGCCGCCGTCGAAGAGGGACTCTCCGACGCCGCGACCGCGATCCGACGCGCCGTCGTCGAGGCCCGACCGATCGTCGTCCGCCACGGCGCGACCGCCGACGGCTACGTCGCCGGCGCCGCCATCGAGCGGGCCGTCCTCCCGCTGATCCGCGAGAAGCACACCCGCGAGGACGCGGAGTACCACTACTTCGAACGGCGTCCGCTCGACGGCCGCGTCTACGACATGGACGCCGCCACCAGCGACGTCACCTCGATGCTCGAGGCCCGCGACCGCCACGGCGAGCAACTGCCGCTGGTCGTCGTCGTCGACGCCGGCTCGACCGAGGAGTCGATCGACGGCTACGACCTGCTCTCGCTGTACGACGCCGAGACGGTCGTCATCGACGACAGCCGCGCCGACGAGGAGATCGTCGACGCCGTCTCGGTGGCCGTCGCACCCTCGCTCGCCGGCGTCGACGTCTCCGGTCTGACGTCGACCGCGCTGGCCGCCAACGTCGCCGCCCACGTCAACGGCGACGTCCGCGACGACCTCGTCCACCTCCCCGCGGTCAGCTACTGGGAGGACACCCCCGAGGCGTACGTCGACCTCGCGACCGAGGCCGGCTACGACGAGACCGCGGTCTCGGACCGGCGGGAGGCCGTCGCCCTCGAGGCCTTCTACCAGTCGTACAAGGACAAGCGCGAACTCGTCATCGACCTGCTGTTCGGCGACGAGGAGACGGGTCGAAACGGCGATCTGGCCGCCCACGTCTCCGAGCAGTTCCGGGCGAAACTCGACACCGAACTCGAGACGGCCCGGGAGAACTTAGAGACCGAGCGGGTCGACGGCGTCACCGTCGCCGTGCTCGACACCGACGCGTTCACCCACCGGTACAACTTCCCGACGACGAAACTGCTGCTCGACGCGCTCCACCGTCGACAGCGCGACGAGGGGCCGTTCGTGACCCTCGGCGTCGGCGACGACGAACTGCACGTCCGCGCGACCGAGTCGCTGAACGTCCGCGAACTCGGTGACGCGATCGCCGACGCGGTGCCCAACGGGGGCGTCAGCGTCGTCGGCGGGCAGGACGGCCACGTGGAGTTCCTGCCCGGCGAACGCGACGCCGTCCGCGAGGCCGCGCTCGAGGCGCTCGGCGAGACGCTCGCGTAA
- a CDS encoding SHOCT domain-containing protein: MNGSEGTARGRRTEDDLETRLRENATGIASMLVTGLWLGAMFTGQDWWLAALLVGYIVVVPLVALVFGDEDDRKEWVDDWTTDSSVDGESAADGDRTKTPADPRDALETLRDRYAAGELTDDQFERKLERLLETETLEDADEWVRGQDRKRESAGDEDEGRDLEYDR, translated from the coding sequence ATGAACGGGAGCGAGGGGACCGCTCGAGGACGGAGGACCGAAGACGATCTGGAGACTCGCCTCCGCGAGAACGCGACCGGGATCGCGTCGATGCTCGTGACCGGCCTGTGGCTCGGCGCGATGTTCACGGGACAGGACTGGTGGCTCGCCGCCCTGTTAGTCGGCTACATCGTCGTCGTCCCGCTGGTCGCCCTCGTGTTCGGCGACGAGGACGACCGGAAGGAGTGGGTGGACGACTGGACGACCGACTCGAGTGTGGACGGCGAATCCGCGGCCGACGGCGACCGAACGAAAACTCCAGCGGATCCCCGCGACGCTCTCGAGACGCTCCGCGATCGCTACGCCGCCGGCGAGTTGACCGACGACCAGTTCGAGCGCAAACTCGAGCGATTGTTAGAGACGGAGACGCTCGAGGACGCGGACGAGTGGGTCCGCGGTCAGGATCGGAAGCGGGAATCGGCCGGGGACGAAGACGAGGGACGAGACCTCGAGTACGACCGTTGA
- the mnhG gene encoding monovalent cation/H(+) antiporter subunit G translates to MIRAGLAIALIVVGVFFLTVGTIGMLRLPNVYNRMHATSKPTTLGTAAIFLAGFVHFGPGAEGLTALIGIVFLFLTVPTGAHMIARAAEQIGIPFEGSVTWPDASAVDRSDRAERAERTEKSDD, encoded by the coding sequence GTGATCCGAGCCGGACTGGCGATCGCGCTGATCGTCGTGGGCGTCTTCTTCCTGACCGTCGGCACCATCGGCATGCTCCGCCTGCCGAACGTCTACAACCGAATGCACGCGACGAGCAAGCCCACGACGCTCGGGACGGCGGCGATCTTCCTCGCCGGCTTCGTCCACTTCGGTCCCGGCGCGGAGGGGCTGACCGCGCTCATCGGGATCGTCTTCCTCTTCCTGACCGTTCCGACCGGCGCCCACATGATCGCCCGCGCCGCCGAGCAGATCGGCATCCCTTTCGAGGGCAGCGTCACCTGGCCCGACGCCTCGGCCGTCGACCGATCCGACCGAGCCGAGCGGGCCGAACGCACGGAGAAGTCCGACGATTAG
- a CDS encoding monovalent cation/H+ antiporter complex subunit F produces MSEAADPALLDAVVGGALILVSGLCVLCSYRVISGPTNPDRVVALDAIATNVVAIAVLFAIQTDRGLFITVSLVLAIIGFIATVAAAKFITDGEVIDEP; encoded by the coding sequence ATGAGTGAAGCCGCCGATCCGGCGCTGCTCGACGCCGTCGTTGGCGGGGCCTTGATCCTCGTCAGCGGCCTCTGCGTGCTCTGTAGCTACCGCGTCATCTCCGGGCCGACGAACCCCGACCGGGTCGTCGCGCTGGACGCCATCGCGACGAACGTCGTCGCCATCGCCGTCCTCTTCGCCATTCAGACCGACCGCGGCCTCTTCATCACGGTGAGCCTGGTGCTCGCGATCATCGGTTTCATCGCGACGGTCGCCGCCGCCAAGTTCATCACCGACGGGGAGGTGATCGACGAACCGTGA
- a CDS encoding Na+/H+ antiporter subunit E — MRIKTWPLAGAVFAVLWIFVRGPSLAPSALLGQLLFGLVVGLPTAFVFRRLYIERVDVARGTRALPAAGRYLAAFLWEVVRANLDVAYRVLSPRMPIEPEVILVPLRVETDLAVTTISNSITLTPGTVALDYDEEANALYVHAVDGRDPEAIVAPIRTWEGYALEMFDEEASPDDPAPRIVVSGGERDRGPARERGGENDE, encoded by the coding sequence ATGCGGATCAAGACCTGGCCGCTGGCCGGCGCCGTCTTCGCCGTGCTGTGGATCTTCGTCCGCGGCCCGTCGCTGGCGCCGTCGGCGCTTCTCGGCCAGCTTCTCTTCGGATTAGTCGTCGGCCTTCCGACGGCGTTCGTCTTCCGACGGCTGTACATCGAGCGGGTCGACGTCGCCCGGGGGACGCGCGCGCTCCCCGCCGCCGGGCGGTACTTGGCGGCCTTCCTCTGGGAGGTCGTCCGCGCGAACCTGGACGTCGCTTACCGGGTGCTCTCGCCAAGAATGCCGATCGAACCCGAGGTGATCCTCGTGCCGCTGCGGGTCGAGACGGACCTGGCGGTCACGACCATCTCCAACAGCATCACGCTCACGCCCGGCACGGTCGCGCTGGACTACGACGAGGAGGCCAACGCCCTCTACGTCCACGCGGTCGACGGCCGCGACCCCGAAGCGATCGTCGCGCCCATTCGGACGTGGGAGGGCTACGCCCTCGAGATGTTCGACGAGGAGGCCTCCCCCGACGACCCTGCGCCGCGGATCGTCGTCTCCGGCGGGGAAAGAGACAGGGGCCCCGCCCGCGAACGCGGAGGTGAGAACGATGAGTGA
- a CDS encoding complex I subunit 5 family protein: MLVVLVAAVASLLLGRWPRARIGVSLAGGAAYAVVVAAIDWYVVLAPDAPGVATYQVGDWPAPFGITLVVDGLSAFMLTMVAVLGIASLVFSTRVLPEIDRRSYYFPLFHFLALGVTGAFLTGDLFNLFVWFEVMLMASYIFVAYYGGPQHTRAAFWYVSLNLLASAVFLLGVGGIYATTGTLNMADLAQRLADPGAYGLEPAPVVGLFALLLSVFAIKAGLVPFQFWIPTAYRAAPPQISALLAGATKKVGIYAIIRLSFTVLADADVPVELAVPGVGTVIAGDSPLAFVGAALFVMAAASILVGGIGAVGRDSIEGVLAYSSIGQVGFIALPVALAATTASAELRHLAVVAALVYALNHTLAKGLLFLAVGAIRSATGTSRLSDLGGLAGRSPPLAIGFFVGSLALVGIPPLSGFFGKFLVFDAAARAESAPLLVLLLVGSLLTIAYATRTWNRSFWGARTDAVEDASVDVVQVGVVLVLATAIVAVGVGFEPVYEFADAAATAALDSEAYVDAVDPVEPDELETGGGEH; this comes from the coding sequence ATGCTCGTCGTGCTCGTCGCGGCCGTCGCGAGCCTCCTGCTCGGCCGGTGGCCCCGCGCTCGGATCGGCGTGAGTCTCGCGGGCGGCGCGGCCTACGCGGTCGTCGTCGCGGCGATCGACTGGTACGTCGTGCTCGCGCCGGACGCGCCGGGGGTCGCGACCTACCAGGTCGGCGACTGGCCGGCGCCGTTCGGCATCACGCTCGTCGTCGACGGCCTCTCGGCGTTCATGCTGACGATGGTCGCCGTTCTCGGGATCGCGTCGCTGGTCTTCTCGACGCGCGTCCTGCCCGAAATCGACCGCCGCAGTTACTACTTCCCGCTGTTTCACTTCCTGGCGCTGGGCGTCACCGGCGCCTTCCTCACCGGCGACCTGTTCAACCTCTTCGTCTGGTTCGAGGTCATGCTGATGGCCAGCTACATCTTCGTCGCCTACTACGGCGGCCCTCAGCACACCCGCGCGGCCTTCTGGTACGTCTCGCTGAACCTGCTCGCGAGCGCGGTCTTCCTGCTGGGCGTCGGCGGCATCTACGCGACGACGGGGACGCTCAACATGGCCGATCTCGCGCAGCGTCTCGCCGACCCCGGCGCCTACGGACTCGAGCCCGCGCCGGTCGTCGGCCTCTTCGCCCTGCTGTTGTCGGTGTTCGCGATCAAGGCCGGCCTCGTCCCCTTCCAGTTCTGGATCCCGACGGCCTACCGGGCCGCACCGCCCCAGATCTCGGCCCTGCTGGCCGGCGCGACCAAGAAGGTCGGCATCTACGCGATCATCCGCCTCTCGTTTACCGTCCTCGCGGACGCGGACGTCCCGGTCGAACTCGCCGTTCCTGGCGTCGGAACCGTCATCGCGGGTGACTCCCCGCTCGCGTTCGTCGGCGCGGCGCTGTTCGTCATGGCCGCCGCGAGCATCCTCGTCGGCGGGATCGGCGCCGTCGGCCGGGACTCCATCGAGGGCGTCCTCGCCTACTCGAGCATCGGGCAGGTCGGCTTCATCGCCCTCCCGGTCGCCCTCGCGGCGACGACCGCGAGCGCCGAGTTGCGCCATCTCGCCGTCGTCGCCGCGCTGGTGTACGCGCTCAATCACACGCTGGCGAAGGGGCTGTTGTTCCTGGCGGTCGGCGCGATCCGGTCGGCGACCGGGACGAGCCGACTCTCCGACCTCGGCGGACTGGCCGGTCGGTCGCCGCCGCTGGCGATCGGCTTCTTCGTCGGCTCGCTCGCCCTCGTCGGCATCCCGCCGCTGTCGGGCTTCTTCGGCAAGTTCCTCGTCTTCGACGCGGCGGCTCGAGCCGAGTCGGCGCCGCTGCTCGTCCTCTTGCTGGTCGGCTCCCTGCTGACCATCGCCTACGCGACGCGGACGTGGAACCGGAGCTTCTGGGGGGCCCGAACCGACGCCGTCGAGGACGCGTCCGTCGACGTCGTGCAGGTTGGCGTCGTCCTCGTCCTCGCGACGGCCATCGTCGCGGTCGGCGTCGGCTTCGAACCGGTCTACGAGTTCGCCGACGCGGCGGCGACGGCCGCGCTGGACAGCGAGGCGTACGTCGACGCCGTCGATCCGGTCGAACCCGACGAGCTCGAGACCGGGGGAGGTGAGCACTGA
- a CDS encoding sodium:proton antiporter: MTAVILAAVVGALFALGTFLLLRRDLIRVVWGLAIISQAANVYLLAMGGLAEGTADSVPILAGHGDHVPQTADPLVQALVLTAIVIGFGMTAFALVLSYRVYEEHDTLDVSDLGDRE; encoded by the coding sequence ATGACGGCCGTGATCCTCGCCGCCGTGGTCGGCGCGCTGTTCGCCCTCGGCACGTTCCTGCTGCTCCGCCGGGATCTGATCCGGGTCGTCTGGGGGCTGGCGATCATCAGCCAGGCGGCCAACGTCTACCTGCTGGCGATGGGCGGCCTCGCGGAGGGGACCGCCGACTCGGTCCCGATCCTCGCGGGCCACGGCGATCACGTTCCCCAGACGGCCGATCCGCTGGTGCAGGCGCTCGTGTTGACCGCGATCGTCATCGGCTTCGGGATGACCGCCTTCGCGCTCGTGCTGTCGTATCGGGTCTACGAGGAACACGACACGCTGGACGTCTCCGACCTGGGTGATCGCGAATGA
- a CDS encoding MnhB domain-containing protein, with protein MTTVVMRTTARVVVPIILVVSISLFVEGHNLPGGGFIGGVLTTTAFAVIYLAFGLDFLERGVLGRDVDPGKEPSRDRVVVAYRRLFEYGLAIAVLSGLAPLVFGQPFLTQTFVIFEHVPLYGEIELASALAFDFGVYCVVVGGLLTILSVVGAE; from the coding sequence GTGACGACCGTCGTCATGCGCACGACCGCTCGCGTGGTCGTCCCGATCATCCTCGTCGTCTCGATCTCGCTGTTCGTCGAGGGCCACAACCTCCCCGGCGGCGGCTTCATCGGCGGCGTCCTCACGACGACGGCGTTCGCGGTCATCTACCTCGCGTTCGGGCTGGACTTTCTGGAGCGCGGGGTGCTCGGTCGCGACGTCGACCCCGGCAAGGAGCCCTCGAGGGACCGCGTCGTCGTGGCCTACCGACGGCTCTTCGAGTACGGGCTGGCGATCGCCGTCCTGAGCGGGCTGGCTCCGCTGGTGTTCGGGCAGCCGTTCCTGACCCAGACGTTCGTCATCTTCGAGCACGTCCCGCTCTACGGCGAGATCGAACTCGCCAGCGCGCTGGCCTTCGACTTCGGGGTCTACTGCGTGGTCGTCGGCGGTCTCCTGACGATCCTCTCGGTGGTGGGAGCCGAATGA
- the mbhE gene encoding hydrogen gas-evolving membrane-bound hydrogenase subunit E, protein MPPELSVVLAAVALPFVAAVSTPVLYRLLGERTGYAGVAVALASFLLLASQRGTEGTVGLEWIPSLDVALRFYLDGWGLLFAMLACGIGTLIFLYSPAYMHGEPHLARFYTALLAFMGSIVGVALAADLIAIFLFWELTSLCSFVLIGHYTADDSSQYASRMAMFITVGGGLFLLVGLLLLSVVAGDVVGPDAAFNLAAMLETPEAMAEGLRERGLFLPVLALLAIGAGTKSAQVPLHFWLPNAMAAPTPVSAFLHSATMVKVGVYFIGRMRPILVGEEWLFLFATLGLTTMTVCAVMAVAATDIKELLAYSTASHLGLMVAGFGFTSIYGAETGVFHLLNHALFKATLFLVAGIVAHEAGTRNIDNLGGLRHDLPVTAIITVVVALSMAGIPPFNGFYSKELLFEAAVEASHYHDIGVLGWLYPAVAVFGSVFTVLYSLRFLSLFFGDRPDALGHVHRPSTTLVVAPGVLALLAAAVSIRPQLAVDVIVQSGVDATALEHHEMHVSLPTSYSPPVGMSAVTIAVGLAAYPFYDRIHDGLNAALAAAPPIAANWWYDAIVGGLTSGGARVGDYIHNGLLRTYATWTLLGTCGLALAGFVAAGTVASSELIGFDAAPAVALVLLVAVVAGLAVALSDSHIAGILTLSILGFMVAIFYILASAPDLALTQLVVETLVLVIFLLVIEEIPEYYEVSLGKYARDAVVSLAVGATAFITVLVTTDARPEGSTDIARVYAEQAVPEGGGTNIVNVTLVDFRGFDTMGELVVVAMAAISILTLIVMRSGGDDE, encoded by the coding sequence ATGCCGCCAGAGTTGTCGGTAGTGCTGGCTGCCGTCGCCCTCCCCTTCGTCGCCGCTGTGAGCACGCCCGTCCTGTACCGCCTGCTCGGCGAGCGGACCGGCTACGCCGGCGTAGCGGTCGCGCTGGCGAGTTTCCTCCTGCTGGCGAGCCAGCGCGGCACCGAGGGCACCGTCGGCCTCGAGTGGATCCCGTCGCTCGACGTCGCCCTGCGCTTCTACCTCGACGGCTGGGGGCTGCTGTTCGCGATGTTAGCCTGCGGTATCGGGACGCTCATCTTCCTCTACTCGCCGGCGTACATGCACGGCGAACCCCACCTCGCTCGCTTCTACACCGCGTTGCTGGCGTTCATGGGCTCGATCGTCGGCGTCGCGCTGGCGGCCGACCTGATCGCGATCTTCCTCTTCTGGGAGCTCACCAGCCTCTGTTCGTTCGTGCTGATCGGCCACTACACGGCCGACGACTCCTCGCAGTACGCCTCTCGAATGGCGATGTTCATCACCGTCGGCGGCGGCCTCTTCCTGCTCGTGGGACTACTTCTGCTGTCGGTCGTCGCCGGCGACGTCGTCGGTCCCGACGCCGCCTTCAATCTGGCCGCGATGCTCGAGACTCCCGAGGCGATGGCCGAGGGCCTCCGCGAGCGAGGGCTGTTCCTGCCGGTGCTCGCCCTGCTCGCGATCGGTGCGGGGACCAAGTCGGCCCAGGTTCCGCTGCACTTCTGGCTGCCCAACGCGATGGCGGCGCCGACGCCCGTCTCGGCCTTCCTCCACTCCGCGACGATGGTGAAGGTCGGCGTCTACTTCATCGGGCGAATGCGCCCCATCCTCGTCGGCGAGGAGTGGCTGTTCCTGTTCGCGACGCTCGGTCTGACGACGATGACCGTCTGCGCGGTCATGGCCGTCGCGGCGACGGACATCAAGGAACTGCTGGCCTACTCGACGGCGAGCCACCTCGGGCTGATGGTCGCCGGCTTCGGCTTCACGTCGATCTACGGCGCCGAGACCGGCGTCTTCCACCTGCTCAACCACGCCCTGTTCAAGGCGACGCTGTTCCTCGTGGCCGGGATCGTCGCTCACGAGGCCGGCACCCGCAACATCGATAACCTCGGCGGCCTCCGTCACGACCTCCCGGTCACGGCGATCATCACGGTGGTCGTCGCGCTGAGTATGGCCGGCATTCCGCCGTTCAACGGCTTCTACTCGAAGGAGCTGCTGTTCGAGGCGGCCGTCGAGGCGAGTCACTACCACGACATCGGCGTCCTGGGCTGGCTCTACCCCGCCGTCGCCGTCTTCGGGAGCGTCTTCACCGTCCTCTACTCGCTGCGCTTCCTCTCGCTGTTCTTCGGCGACCGTCCCGACGCGCTCGGCCACGTCCACCGCCCGTCGACCACGCTGGTCGTCGCGCCGGGCGTGCTGGCGCTCCTGGCCGCTGCCGTCAGTATCCGGCCGCAACTCGCCGTCGACGTGATCGTCCAGTCGGGCGTCGACGCGACCGCTCTCGAGCACCACGAGATGCACGTCAGTCTCCCGACGTCCTACTCCCCGCCGGTGGGGATGAGCGCGGTCACGATCGCGGTCGGACTGGCCGCCTACCCGTTCTACGACCGGATTCACGACGGACTCAATGCGGCGCTGGCCGCGGCCCCGCCGATCGCCGCGAACTGGTGGTACGACGCGATCGTCGGCGGCCTCACCAGTGGCGGCGCCCGGGTCGGTGACTACATCCACAACGGGCTGCTCCGCACGTACGCGACGTGGACGCTCCTCGGCACCTGCGGGCTGGCGCTCGCGGGGTTCGTCGCGGCCGGCACCGTCGCCTCGTCGGAGCTCATCGGCTTCGACGCCGCGCCCGCGGTCGCGCTCGTCCTGCTCGTCGCCGTCGTTGCGGGGCTCGCGGTCGCGCTCTCCGACTCCCACATCGCCGGCATCCTCACGCTGTCGATCCTGGGCTTTATGGTCGCCATCTTCTACATCCTCGCGAGCGCGCCCGACCTCGCACTGACCCAGCTGGTCGTCGAGACGCTCGTGCTCGTGATCTTCCTGCTGGTGATCGAGGAGATCCCCGAGTACTACGAGGTCAGCCTCGGCAAGTACGCCCGCGACGCCGTCGTCTCGCTGGCCGTCGGCGCGACCGCCTTCATCACGGTCCTCGTCACGACCGACGCCCGCCCCGAGGGCTCGACGGATATCGCCCGCGTCTACGCCGAACAGGCCGTCCCGGAGGGCGGCGGGACGAACATCGTCAACGTCACCCTCGTGGACTTCCGCGGCTTCGACACGATGGGCGAACTCGTCGTGGTCGCGATGGCCGCGATCTCGATCCTGACGCTGATCGTGATGCGATCGGGAGGTGACGACGAGTGA
- the tenA gene encoding thiaminase II: MAFSDRLLEAGADVWAAQKDHPFVRELAAGTLDEDAFQHWVKQDYRYLLDYARVFSIAGTKARDEATMTHLLGVAHEVLDHEMDLHREFAADYGISPAELEAVEKAPTCHAYTNFLVRTAYEGTIAEIAAALYPCMQGYLDVAEHMADLAEEDHRYTPFIELYTGEEFREATAWCRAFVDDCGERYPGERDAMREAFLTSAKLEYRFWEMAYTREGWGL, translated from the coding sequence ATGGCTTTCAGCGATCGATTGCTCGAGGCGGGAGCGGACGTCTGGGCGGCACAGAAAGACCACCCGTTCGTGCGCGAACTCGCGGCGGGGACGTTGGACGAAGACGCCTTTCAGCACTGGGTGAAACAGGACTACCGGTACCTGCTCGACTACGCGCGGGTGTTCTCGATCGCGGGCACGAAGGCTCGCGACGAGGCGACGATGACCCACCTGCTGGGGGTCGCCCACGAGGTCTTGGACCACGAGATGGATCTCCACCGGGAGTTCGCTGCCGACTACGGCATCTCGCCCGCTGAACTCGAGGCCGTCGAGAAGGCACCGACCTGCCACGCCTACACGAACTTCCTCGTGCGAACCGCCTACGAGGGGACGATCGCCGAGATCGCCGCGGCGCTCTACCCCTGCATGCAGGGGTATCTCGACGTCGCGGAGCACATGGCCGACCTCGCCGAGGAGGACCACCGGTACACGCCCTTCATCGAGCTGTACACGGGTGAGGAGTTCCGCGAGGCCACCGCGTGGTGTCGGGCGTTCGTCGACGACTGCGGCGAGCGGTATCCGGGCGAGCGCGACGCGATGCGCGAGGCGTTCCTGACGAGCGCCAAACTCGAGTACCGCTTCTGGGAGATGGCCTACACCCGCGAAGGCTGGGGGCTCTGA